In Pyxidicoccus trucidator, a single genomic region encodes these proteins:
- a CDS encoding LVIVD repeat-containing protein translates to MKSPLRHSLVLLSACALLLATLSGCDDDSDPTPDAGAQLPEDSGTPDSGTTDAGTEPWDGGYTVLEEHGDWIDRGRYAPCNFNSQGDPTTVRCDDLSRYDLSQCSPEALAQVAPHGIYLSDLRGEVALPDGGTRSAPGLATFKLHSDGGTDTMNSTPLVARNTDGGTFFVVGSNTNRFNGAITITSLAGCQVPSPGIVTGCYARCTNGRFNRAGTFEAHRMPSQRGESESSGGLRLISESPVALADAVDVYVTKNHAYVVSINNFSGTRNGGLTVFDVSDRAHPLFKASISLPGDTSWNGVWAKDDALYIAGNRSGIVIYDISNPAQPEYVRHLPEGTFGVHTVLVDGNRLYGMSPGDVTVVYDVSTPLAPVLLQRITVPGEPVGGAHDSFAYEGRLYISNAFGGYVVMDVTDLDNVRHLGQYVHGFDAFAHHSAVGTFAGRTIAFEGTEFSGSHLRVLDVTDPANIVKIGEFRLSPVTSIHNLLLKGNLLYIAWYQEGVRVLDVSNPTKPRQVAHYNTFRESDPHRTDNLFEGTFGIRVPGDGYVYAADSIRGLLILNEL, encoded by the coding sequence ATGAAGTCCCCCCTGCGCCACTCCCTGGTGCTGCTCTCCGCCTGTGCCCTGTTGCTGGCCACGCTCTCCGGCTGCGACGACGACTCCGACCCCACTCCTGACGCAGGCGCCCAGCTTCCCGAGGACTCGGGGACGCCGGACTCCGGCACCACCGATGCGGGCACGGAGCCGTGGGACGGCGGCTACACCGTGCTGGAGGAGCACGGAGACTGGATTGACCGGGGCCGCTATGCGCCATGCAACTTCAACTCGCAGGGAGACCCCACCACCGTCCGGTGTGACGACCTGTCGCGCTATGACCTGTCGCAGTGTTCTCCCGAAGCGCTCGCCCAGGTGGCGCCGCACGGCATCTACCTGTCCGACCTTCGCGGCGAGGTGGCGTTACCCGACGGCGGCACGCGCAGCGCCCCCGGATTGGCCACCTTCAAGCTCCACTCCGACGGCGGGACGGACACGATGAACTCGACGCCGCTCGTCGCGCGCAACACGGACGGAGGAACCTTCTTCGTCGTCGGCAGCAACACGAACCGCTTCAATGGTGCCATCACCATCACCTCGCTCGCCGGCTGCCAGGTGCCCTCGCCCGGCATCGTCACCGGCTGCTACGCCCGCTGCACCAACGGGCGGTTCAACCGGGCCGGCACCTTCGAGGCCCACCGCATGCCGTCCCAGCGGGGCGAGTCGGAGTCCTCCGGCGGGCTGCGCCTCATCTCCGAGTCTCCCGTCGCGCTGGCCGATGCCGTGGATGTCTACGTCACGAAGAACCACGCCTACGTCGTCTCCATCAACAACTTCAGCGGTACCCGCAACGGTGGCCTCACCGTCTTCGACGTGAGCGACCGGGCGCATCCCCTCTTCAAGGCCTCCATCAGCCTGCCCGGGGACACGTCCTGGAACGGCGTGTGGGCCAAGGACGACGCGCTCTACATCGCCGGCAACAGGTCGGGCATCGTCATCTACGACATCTCCAACCCCGCTCAGCCGGAGTACGTGCGCCACCTGCCCGAGGGGACGTTTGGCGTTCACACCGTGCTCGTGGATGGCAACCGGCTCTACGGCATGTCACCCGGCGACGTGACGGTCGTGTACGACGTCTCCACGCCGCTGGCGCCCGTCCTGCTCCAGCGCATCACCGTGCCGGGAGAGCCCGTGGGCGGCGCGCATGACTCCTTCGCGTACGAAGGCCGCCTCTACATCAGCAATGCGTTCGGCGGCTACGTCGTCATGGACGTCACCGACCTCGACAACGTGCGGCACCTGGGCCAGTACGTGCACGGCTTCGATGCCTTCGCGCACCACAGCGCGGTGGGCACCTTCGCCGGTCGCACGATTGCGTTCGAGGGCACCGAGTTCAGCGGCTCCCATCTGCGCGTGCTGGACGTCACCGACCCCGCGAACATCGTGAAGATTGGCGAGTTCCGCCTCAGCCCGGTCACCTCCATCCACAACCTGCTTCTGAAGGGCAACCTGCTCTACATCGCCTGGTACCAGGAGGGCGTGCGCGTGCTGGACGTGTCCAACCCGACGAAGCCCCGGCAGGTGGCGCACTACAACACCTTCCGCGAGAGCGACCCCCACCGCACGGACAACCTCTTCGAGGGCACCTTCGGCATCCGCGTTCCGGGCGACGGGTACGTGTACGCCGCGGACTCCATCCGAGGCCTGCTCATCCTCAACGAGCTGTAG
- a CDS encoding LVIVD repeat-containing protein yields MPSHAARLLLALACAASLSACSKDEPEPTPKPNPDPDTVPYDGPWTPLAEAGDWTDSGPLDSCAVLSTGTCGAPAAFDMTSCDTGSLDTLERQGAIYRAEVRYEVPNTLGGVEIAPGSAGIQFDATGQLQRVMGATQSSSLMGAGTFFASSEQQRNTSTTDRYTFAGCRATGPRTLTGCMAWCRNGQLRYRGTFRAERMTWRPGESESSGLVRVSESHVERGYPVDVYVTKGHAYVVSITNSGSPGGLTVFDVSDPRNPIQRASFSLPNDSYWNGVWAKDDALYIASGSAGVLVYDISDPANPTLVQRANVPGITGTLNVHTVFVEGNRLYAMSPSARQTFVFDISTPLAPQLITRYGYAGATTGYPHDAFAYGGRLYVNHTVDGFLVVDLEAANPTLLGRYNYPHSYSHANAVGTFNGRTLAFEGGETLGAHLRVLDVTNPAGIAKVGEYKLRGVTSVHNLVLVGTRLYVAHYHEGVRVIDVADPAQPREVAYFNTFRETDPERTDGMYEGAIGMRVPGDGHIYVVDTSRGLLILDEP; encoded by the coding sequence ATGCCCTCCCATGCCGCGCGCCTGCTCCTCGCGCTCGCCTGTGCCGCGTCGCTGTCCGCCTGCTCCAAGGACGAGCCGGAACCGACGCCCAAGCCGAATCCCGACCCCGACACCGTTCCCTATGACGGCCCCTGGACGCCGCTGGCGGAGGCCGGCGACTGGACGGACTCCGGCCCCCTGGACTCCTGCGCCGTGCTGAGCACCGGCACGTGCGGCGCTCCCGCCGCCTTCGACATGACGAGCTGTGACACCGGCTCGCTCGACACGCTGGAGCGGCAGGGCGCCATCTACCGCGCGGAGGTTCGCTACGAGGTCCCCAACACCCTCGGCGGCGTGGAAATCGCCCCGGGCAGCGCGGGCATCCAGTTCGACGCCACCGGGCAGCTCCAGCGCGTCATGGGGGCTACGCAGTCCAGCTCGCTCATGGGCGCGGGGACGTTCTTCGCCTCGTCGGAGCAGCAGCGCAACACCAGCACCACGGACCGCTACACCTTCGCCGGCTGCCGGGCGACGGGGCCGCGCACGCTCACCGGCTGCATGGCGTGGTGCAGGAACGGCCAGCTCCGCTACCGCGGCACCTTCCGCGCCGAGCGCATGACGTGGCGCCCCGGCGAGTCCGAGTCCTCCGGCCTCGTGCGCGTCTCCGAGTCCCACGTGGAGCGCGGCTACCCCGTGGACGTGTACGTCACGAAGGGCCACGCCTACGTCGTCTCCATCACCAACTCCGGGAGCCCCGGGGGCCTCACCGTCTTCGATGTGAGCGACCCGCGAAACCCCATCCAACGCGCATCCTTCAGCCTTCCCAATGACTCCTACTGGAATGGCGTCTGGGCGAAGGACGACGCGCTCTACATCGCCAGCGGGAGCGCGGGGGTGCTCGTCTATGACATCTCCGACCCGGCCAACCCCACCCTGGTGCAGCGCGCCAACGTGCCGGGCATCACCGGCACGCTCAACGTGCACACCGTCTTCGTGGAGGGAAACCGGCTCTACGCGATGTCGCCCTCGGCGCGGCAGACGTTCGTCTTCGACATCTCCACGCCGCTCGCGCCCCAGCTCATCACCCGCTACGGGTACGCCGGAGCGACGACGGGCTACCCGCATGACGCCTTCGCGTACGGTGGCCGGCTCTACGTCAACCACACGGTGGACGGGTTCCTCGTCGTCGACCTGGAGGCCGCGAACCCCACGCTGCTCGGCCGGTACAACTACCCGCACTCCTACAGCCATGCGAACGCGGTGGGCACCTTCAACGGCCGCACGCTGGCCTTCGAGGGCGGAGAGACGCTCGGCGCCCACCTGCGCGTGCTGGACGTCACCAACCCCGCCGGCATCGCCAAGGTTGGCGAGTACAAGCTGCGCGGAGTCACCTCCGTCCACAACCTGGTCCTGGTGGGCACGCGCCTGTACGTGGCGCACTACCACGAGGGCGTGCGCGTCATCGACGTGGCGGACCCCGCGCAGCCCCGTGAAGTTGCTTACTTCAACACGTTCCGCGAGACAGACCCGGAGCGCACGGACGGCATGTACGAGGGCGCCATCGGCATGCGCGTGCCCGGTGACGGACACATCTACGTGGTGGATACGTCTCGCGGTCTGCTCATCCTCGACGAGCCGTAG
- a CDS encoding LVIVD repeat-containing protein, with the protein MRPVRAALTVLLACAASALGCDESEAPPWDGSYVPMEERGDWVDPGPLSTCRVLRDGTAPCGSLDSFDLSGCKARTLEKLERAGVFRAELRYEPAESTAQTSPRVGGGGFKLAANGLPELVFGAPRASAVWTSRTLLISGREGDTLYTFVGCNAVNERVLTGCFSVCRNEQLVDAATFRAERMSRFKGESEAWGGLKLLSASLVEAGAPVDVHVTGGHAHVISENRPGRPGGLTVFDVSEPRAPVAVGRLGAPEGSDWRSATSVEGMLYVVTANTGIAVVDISEPSRPTFVRSVPGGPVQVSGASVDRDRLYVTVESPEPGTLLFDISTPGEPRLMESVTLGKMAPDRLYAGRSATTHGGRLYLNHQRDGFKVADISHPDKVSLLGTYMYPYGNSSASVVGTFAGRAVAFELGRGVGARLRVLEVSTPSNIVKIGEYGLRHVVSPRNLELRGSRLYLTYHQEGLRVLDMSHPTQPRELAGFNTYRETDPGRGDGVDEGAAGLDVPGDGHVYVVDTARGLLVLNEP; encoded by the coding sequence ATGCGCCCTGTTCGCGCCGCGTTGACGGTCCTGCTCGCCTGCGCCGCGTCCGCGCTCGGATGCGACGAGTCGGAAGCCCCGCCCTGGGATGGAAGCTATGTCCCGATGGAGGAGCGCGGGGACTGGGTGGACCCCGGGCCCCTCTCCACGTGCCGCGTGCTGAGGGACGGCACCGCGCCGTGCGGCTCGCTGGACTCCTTTGATTTGTCCGGGTGCAAGGCCCGCACGCTGGAGAAGCTGGAGCGCGCGGGCGTCTTCCGGGCGGAGCTCCGTTACGAGCCGGCGGAGTCCACCGCGCAGACGTCGCCGCGGGTGGGCGGGGGCGGCTTCAAGCTGGCGGCGAATGGCTTGCCCGAGCTCGTCTTCGGGGCCCCGCGCGCGAGCGCGGTGTGGACGTCGCGGACACTCCTCATCTCCGGACGTGAAGGGGACACGCTCTACACCTTCGTGGGCTGCAACGCGGTGAACGAGCGCGTGCTCACCGGCTGCTTCTCCGTGTGCCGCAACGAGCAACTGGTGGACGCCGCCACCTTCCGCGCCGAGCGCATGTCGCGCTTCAAAGGTGAGAGCGAGGCCTGGGGCGGACTGAAGCTCCTGTCCGCGTCCCTCGTGGAGGCTGGCGCTCCGGTGGACGTCCACGTCACCGGAGGCCATGCCCATGTCATCTCGGAGAACCGGCCGGGCCGCCCCGGTGGCCTCACCGTCTTCGACGTGAGCGAGCCGCGCGCTCCGGTGGCCGTGGGGCGGCTGGGCGCTCCGGAGGGCTCGGACTGGAGGAGCGCCACCTCCGTGGAGGGCATGCTGTACGTGGTCACCGCGAACACGGGCATCGCCGTGGTGGACATCTCCGAGCCGTCGCGGCCCACCTTCGTGCGCTCCGTGCCGGGCGGGCCCGTGCAGGTGAGCGGCGCGAGCGTGGACCGGGACCGGCTCTACGTCACGGTGGAGTCCCCCGAGCCCGGCACGCTGCTGTTCGACATCTCCACGCCCGGCGAGCCCCGCCTCATGGAGAGCGTCACGCTGGGGAAGATGGCGCCGGACCGGCTCTACGCGGGCCGCAGTGCCACCACCCACGGGGGCCGCCTCTACCTCAACCACCAGCGGGATGGCTTCAAGGTCGCGGACATCAGCCACCCCGACAAGGTGTCGCTGCTCGGGACGTATATGTACCCGTATGGGAACAGCTCCGCGAGCGTGGTGGGCACCTTCGCCGGCCGCGCCGTCGCCTTCGAGCTGGGCCGGGGAGTGGGCGCGCGGCTGCGCGTGCTGGAGGTCAGCACTCCGTCGAATATCGTGAAGATTGGCGAGTACGGCCTGCGTCACGTCGTGTCGCCGCGCAACCTGGAGCTGCGCGGCTCGCGCCTGTACCTGACGTATCACCAGGAAGGGCTGCGCGTGCTGGACATGTCCCACCCCACGCAACCACGCGAGCTGGCCGGGTTCAACACGTACCGGGAGACGGATCCGGGCCGGGGAGACGGCGTGGACGAGGGCGCCGCCGGCCTCGATGTGCCCGGGGATGGGCACGTGTATGTGGTGGACACGGCGCGGGGGTTGCTGGTGCTGAACGAGCCGTAG
- a CDS encoding Uma2 family endonuclease, translated as MRHNSEKRGDKYPRAPSQAEWDALTPEEQARVVAALPNVVTDAELSPPEGDQHFLPKVRALDTLKGHFGREGRRVYLASELPVYYPDERRFAPDLLVVLDAEPHERGKWMVSAEGKGLDFVLEVHVGGRRKKDAEKNVARYSRLRIPEYFIYDGGKQRLWGYRLAAPGAREYVPIQSVDGRFPSERLGLELQVEGDRLRFYENNVQLPESAELIDQLRKLADGLKRRATSRARSLKKEARLREVTEQRLAQEQRLREEERRLREEEQRLREDVQQQLKKAQAELARLKSQRA; from the coding sequence ATGAGGCACAATTCGGAGAAGCGCGGAGACAAATACCCCCGTGCCCCCTCCCAGGCGGAGTGGGACGCGCTGACGCCCGAAGAGCAGGCCCGGGTAGTCGCGGCCCTTCCGAACGTGGTGACAGACGCGGAGCTGTCTCCGCCCGAGGGGGACCAGCACTTCCTGCCCAAGGTCCGCGCGCTCGACACTCTCAAGGGCCACTTCGGCCGCGAGGGCCGCCGCGTCTACCTGGCGTCCGAGCTGCCCGTCTACTACCCCGACGAGCGCCGCTTCGCCCCGGACCTGCTGGTGGTGCTGGATGCCGAGCCGCACGAGCGCGGCAAGTGGATGGTGTCCGCGGAGGGCAAGGGCCTCGACTTCGTGCTCGAGGTGCACGTGGGAGGGCGTCGCAAGAAGGACGCGGAGAAGAACGTGGCCCGCTACTCCCGGCTGCGAATCCCCGAGTATTTTATCTACGACGGTGGGAAGCAGCGGCTCTGGGGCTACCGGCTCGCGGCGCCCGGGGCGCGGGAGTATGTCCCCATCCAATCCGTGGACGGCCGGTTCCCCTCGGAGCGGCTCGGGCTGGAGCTCCAGGTGGAAGGAGACCGGCTGCGCTTCTACGAGAACAACGTCCAGCTTCCCGAGTCGGCAGAGCTCATCGACCAACTGCGAAAGCTGGCGGACGGCCTGAAGCGGCGCGCGACGAGCAGGGCACGCAGCCTGAAGAAGGAGGCCCGGCTCCGCGAAGTGACGGAGCAGCGCCTGGCCCAGGAGCAGCGCCTCCGCGAAGAAGAGAGGCGCCTCCGCGAAGAAGAGCAGCGCCTCCGCGAAGACGTCCAGCAGCAGCTCAAGAAGGCCCAGGCCGAGCTGGCTCGGCTCAAGAGCCAGCGGGCCTGA
- a CDS encoding ankyrin repeat domain-containing protein, producing MRFLTYEGLDPGALGAKVDKVRAAIERDDFRGPDVKKLHVGPYYRAKLDDASRLLLRFVRSRGETVCLALEVIPHHDYAKSRFLRGAQVDEAKLEAALEASSSLDAEPARYVHPTRSTFHLLDKPLSFDDAQDEVLRRRPPLVLVGSAGSGKTALLLQKLRHQPGRVAYVTESAWLAQTARGLYVAHDWDPGEQEADFLSYGQLLESVEVPPGRPVTFRDFRAWFERHRSRLKFTDAHPCFEELRGVITAAPEGPLSAEAYQDVGVRQSIFSPEQRAELYALLPAWRRWLDESGLYEPNLVAHAWLAKLSPRYDFVVVDEVQDLTPVQLALVLKSLKSPGHFIVGGDAHQVVHPNFFSWAKVKTLFWQGLGLDEGRDIAVLDVSYRNSEAVTATANAVLKLKHARFSSVDRESTYLMRAVEGVRGEVRGIRAGSPAVAELDARTRGSVRTAVVVLREEHKAEARACFRTPLVFSVQEAKGLEYENIILYRVVSSERRVFAELVEGVTDEDMRRESLDYRRAKDKADRSLEAFKFYVNALYVALTRAVLNVWLVEDDPAHPLLARLEVSFGEPVGAVAPARSSVEEWQREARRLEQQGKLEQAEAIRTAVLHLQPVPWAVLDGEGVRQLANKALDPKGVSQKARQQLYEFAGFHEEGALARRLQQEVGFRPSEDFAPWSAQIVHRTLKPYEAKQQKDLLWQTEKHGVDFRTPFDLTPLMMAAAAGNLPLVEALLARGARLDARDLLGHLPLHWALRRAYADAAFVRSSFGAIYDLLAPPSFDVQVEGRLVQVGREQGEYFLFHHLMAEWCLSYPARTARYTGWTAARVSRPPFEHFPEVVVRESRRKRTYLNHVLSRSEVSSNYPSSRRLWRRERLGHYVPNPDLSLRVALPDGTEAWRPVLEVLNVRWLESHLLPRAIGRLGGTS from the coding sequence ATGCGCTTCCTCACCTACGAAGGACTGGACCCGGGTGCCCTGGGCGCCAAGGTCGACAAGGTTCGCGCGGCCATCGAGCGCGACGACTTCCGCGGTCCGGACGTGAAGAAGCTGCACGTGGGGCCCTACTACCGCGCGAAGCTGGACGACGCCTCGCGGCTGCTCCTGCGCTTCGTGCGCTCGCGCGGAGAAACTGTCTGCCTCGCGCTGGAGGTCATCCCCCACCACGACTACGCGAAGTCGCGCTTCCTGCGGGGCGCACAGGTGGACGAGGCGAAGCTGGAGGCGGCCCTGGAAGCCTCCTCATCGCTGGACGCGGAGCCCGCACGCTACGTGCATCCCACCCGCTCCACCTTCCACCTGCTCGACAAGCCGCTCTCCTTCGACGACGCCCAGGACGAGGTGCTGCGCCGCAGGCCCCCGCTGGTGCTGGTGGGCTCGGCCGGAAGCGGCAAGACGGCGCTCCTGCTCCAGAAGCTGCGCCACCAGCCCGGCCGCGTGGCCTACGTCACCGAGTCCGCATGGCTGGCCCAGACGGCGCGGGGCCTCTACGTGGCCCACGACTGGGACCCGGGGGAGCAGGAGGCGGACTTCCTCAGCTACGGCCAGCTGCTCGAGTCCGTGGAGGTGCCTCCTGGCCGGCCCGTCACCTTCCGCGACTTCCGCGCCTGGTTCGAGCGCCACCGCTCCCGGCTCAAGTTCACCGACGCGCACCCGTGCTTCGAGGAGCTGCGCGGCGTCATCACCGCGGCCCCGGAAGGTCCCCTCTCCGCCGAGGCCTATCAGGACGTGGGCGTGCGCCAGTCCATCTTCAGCCCCGAGCAGCGCGCGGAGCTGTACGCGCTGCTGCCCGCGTGGCGCCGCTGGCTGGACGAGTCCGGCCTGTATGAGCCCAACCTCGTCGCCCACGCGTGGCTGGCGAAGCTGTCGCCCCGCTACGACTTCGTCGTCGTCGACGAGGTGCAGGACCTGACACCCGTGCAGCTCGCGCTGGTGCTCAAGTCCCTCAAGTCCCCCGGCCACTTCATCGTGGGCGGAGACGCCCACCAGGTGGTCCACCCCAACTTCTTCTCCTGGGCGAAGGTCAAGACGCTCTTCTGGCAGGGCCTGGGGCTGGACGAGGGGCGCGACATCGCCGTGCTGGACGTGAGCTACCGCAACAGCGAGGCCGTCACCGCGACGGCCAATGCGGTGCTCAAGCTCAAGCACGCGCGCTTCAGCTCGGTGGACCGCGAGAGCACCTACCTGATGCGGGCGGTGGAGGGCGTGCGGGGCGAGGTGCGCGGCATCCGCGCGGGCTCGCCCGCCGTGGCGGAGCTGGACGCCAGGACGCGGGGCTCCGTGCGGACCGCGGTGGTGGTGCTCCGCGAGGAGCACAAGGCCGAGGCGCGCGCCTGCTTCCGCACCCCGCTCGTCTTCTCCGTGCAGGAGGCCAAGGGGCTCGAGTACGAGAACATCATCCTCTACCGCGTCGTCAGCTCCGAGCGGCGCGTCTTCGCCGAGCTGGTGGAGGGCGTCACCGACGAGGACATGCGCCGTGAGTCGCTGGACTACCGCCGGGCGAAGGACAAGGCGGACCGCTCGCTCGAGGCGTTCAAGTTCTACGTCAACGCGCTCTATGTCGCCCTCACCCGCGCGGTGCTCAACGTGTGGCTGGTGGAGGACGACCCGGCCCATCCGCTCCTGGCGCGTCTGGAAGTCTCCTTCGGAGAGCCCGTGGGCGCCGTGGCGCCTGCGCGCTCCTCGGTAGAGGAGTGGCAGCGGGAGGCAAGGCGCCTGGAGCAGCAGGGCAAGCTGGAGCAGGCCGAGGCCATCCGCACGGCGGTGCTCCACCTCCAGCCGGTGCCCTGGGCGGTGCTGGACGGGGAGGGCGTGCGCCAGCTGGCGAACAAGGCGCTGGACCCGAAGGGCGTCTCCCAGAAGGCGCGCCAGCAGCTCTACGAGTTCGCGGGCTTCCATGAGGAGGGCGCGCTCGCCAGGCGACTGCAGCAGGAGGTGGGGTTCCGTCCCTCCGAAGACTTCGCACCGTGGTCCGCCCAGATTGTCCACCGCACCCTCAAGCCGTACGAGGCGAAGCAGCAGAAGGACCTCCTCTGGCAGACGGAAAAGCACGGGGTGGACTTCCGCACGCCCTTCGACCTCACGCCCCTGATGATGGCTGCCGCGGCGGGCAACCTTCCCCTGGTGGAGGCGCTGCTGGCCCGGGGCGCGCGGTTGGATGCGCGCGACTTGCTGGGGCACCTGCCGCTGCACTGGGCCCTGCGCCGGGCCTACGCGGACGCTGCCTTCGTGCGGTCCAGCTTCGGCGCCATCTACGACTTGCTCGCCCCGCCGTCCTTCGACGTGCAGGTGGAGGGGCGCCTGGTGCAGGTGGGGCGTGAGCAGGGGGAGTACTTCCTCTTCCACCACCTGATGGCGGAGTGGTGCCTCTCCTACCCTGCGCGCACGGCCCGCTACACGGGCTGGACGGCGGCGAGGGTGAGCCGTCCACCCTTCGAGCACTTCCCGGAGGTGGTGGTCCGCGAGTCCCGGCGCAAGCGGACCTATCTCAACCACGTCCTCTCCCGCAGCGAGGTGTCCAGCAACTACCCCTCTTCCCGGAGGCTGTGGCGGCGCGAGCGGCTGGGGCACTACGTCCCCAACCCGGACTTGAGCCTCCGGGTGGCCCTGCCGGATGGCACCGAGGCGTGGCGCCCGGTGCTGGAGGTGCTCAACGTGCGCTGGTTGGAGTCGCACCTGCTGCCGCGGGCTATCGGAAGGCTGGGAGGCACCTCCTGA